Proteins from one Helicobacter ganmani genomic window:
- a CDS encoding c-type cytochrome, with amino-acid sequence MQKVFKTFLIILSSFGFLANAEESFITTLEYGKMLYTNPRGIGCVECHGRFGEGQQIANYIHKRKGKTLQGPRINNLSFREFENALQKTKKVMPKYYLTSNEIEAIYKYLESIEKPQEY; translated from the coding sequence GTGCAAAAAGTATTTAAAACTTTTTTGATTATCCTTAGCAGCTTTGGATTCCTTGCAAATGCGGAAGAAAGTTTTATTACGACTTTGGAATATGGCAAAATGCTTTATACCAACCCACGCGGAATCGGTTGCGTAGAATGTCATGGACGCTTTGGCGAGGGGCAACAAATCGCAAACTATATCCATAAACGCAAAGGCAAAACCCTGCAAGGTCCGCGTATCAACAATCTAAGCTTCAGAGAATTTGAAAACGCACTGCAAAAAACTAAAAAGGTAATGCCCAAATATTATTTAACCTCCAACGAAATTGAAGCAATCTACAAATACTTAGAATCCATTGAAAAACCGCAAGAATATTAA
- a CDS encoding NAD-dependent epimerase codes for MKVLVTGTAGFIGSFVAKTLIQRGDEVVGLDCINDYYDVRIKYGRLAEAGIAQDSIVENQLLQSSKYPNYRFICLELEDRENLMNLFKNEKFDKVCNLAAQAGVRYSLVNPYAYIQSNIVGFVNILEACRQFGIAHLAYASSSSVYGLNEKMPFSTSDNVDHPISLYAASKKSNELMAHTYSYLFGLPTTGLRFFTVYGPWGRPDMALFLFTKAILEGKPIDVFNHGQMLRDFTYIDDIVEGVVRVLDHNATPNPTWNGLNSDPHSSKAPYKIYNIGNNNPIKLMDFIEAIEKELGVVAKKNMLPLQPGDVPATYANVEDLVKDLDYKPNTSIQEGIKNFIQWYKEFFKVCV; via the coding sequence ATGAAAGTTTTAGTAACAGGCACAGCCGGGTTTATCGGTTCTTTTGTAGCAAAGACTCTTATTCAACGTGGAGATGAGGTTGTCGGGCTAGATTGTATCAACGATTATTATGATGTGCGAATCAAATATGGCAGATTAGCAGAAGCTGGAATCGCACAGGATTCTATCGTAGAAAATCAACTCTTGCAAAGCAGCAAATACCCCAATTATCGTTTTATTTGTTTGGAATTAGAGGACAGAGAGAATCTTATGAATCTCTTTAAGAATGAGAAATTTGACAAAGTTTGTAATCTCGCAGCACAGGCGGGAGTGCGTTACTCTCTTGTAAATCCTTATGCGTATATACAAAGTAATATTGTGGGATTCGTGAATATTTTGGAAGCTTGCAGGCAGTTTGGAATTGCTCATTTAGCTTATGCGTCTAGCTCGTCCGTGTATGGATTAAATGAAAAAATGCCCTTTTCTACAAGCGATAATGTGGATCACCCTATTAGCCTTTATGCAGCAAGTAAAAAAAGCAATGAACTAATGGCGCATACTTATTCTTATCTCTTTGGTTTGCCAACAACAGGCTTGCGATTCTTCACAGTTTATGGTCCTTGGGGACGACCAGATATGGCTTTGTTTTTATTTACAAAGGCGATTTTGGAGGGCAAACCCATAGATGTTTTTAACCACGGGCAAATGCTACGAGATTTTACTTATATTGATGATATTGTAGAAGGTGTCGTGCGCGTGCTTGACCACAATGCAACCCCAAATCCTACTTGGAACGGACTTAATTCAGACCCACACAGCTCCAAAGCTCCTTATAAAATTTATAATATCGGCAACAATAATCCAATAAAACTAATGGATTTCATTGAAGCCATTGAAAAAGAACTTGGAGTCGTAGCAAAGAAAAATATGCTTCCACTCCAGCCCGGTGATGTGCCGGCAACTTACGCAAATGTAGAGGATTTAGTAAAGGATTTAGATTATAAACCCAACACAAGCATACAAGAGGGAATCAAGAATTTTATCCAATGGTATAAAGAATTTTTTAAAGTATGCGTTTGA
- a CDS encoding pyridoxal-phosphate-dependent aminotransferase family protein — protein MLLFTPGPTPVPEFVRVAMSEPTIHHRTPEFEEIFATTRMLLKEVIQMPEVLLLASSGSGAMEACVTSLCQKKLLSINSGKFGERFGKIAKAFGIPNVEIKNEWDTPASVESVLEVLKQNPEIDAFCIQACESAGGLRHSYEEIAKAVKNHNPKIMVIVDSITAMGVEKLDVSCVDALIGGSQKAFMLPPGLSIIGLSQCAIEKIEERNVGFYFNLKTELKNQVKNTTAWTAPTTIIIGLCAFLQKAKEIGWDKIYQQTKARSLACNEAMQSIGLKIYPTKPALSITCVYDEESDTLRKILKNKFNVNIAGGQDNLKGKIFRINHMGLIDISEISWVVNAIELSLQELGRCEFKGTANQVFLKHYFKLIK, from the coding sequence ATGTTACTTTTTACCCCCGGTCCTACTCCTGTGCCAGAGTTTGTGCGCGTTGCGATGAGTGAGCCTACAATCCACCATCGCACCCCAGAATTTGAAGAGATTTTTGCAACTACGCGTATGCTTTTAAAAGAAGTGATTCAAATGCCGGAAGTTCTCTTGCTTGCAAGCTCTGGAAGTGGAGCAATGGAGGCTTGCGTTACTTCCTTGTGTCAAAAGAAACTCTTAAGCATTAATAGCGGCAAGTTTGGGGAAAGATTTGGCAAGATTGCGAAAGCCTTTGGAATCCCAAATGTAGAGATTAAAAACGAATGGGATACGCCTGCTAGTGTGGAGTCTGTTTTGGAAGTCTTGAAACAAAATCCAGAGATTGACGCTTTTTGTATTCAAGCGTGCGAGAGTGCAGGGGGGTTGCGCCATTCTTATGAAGAGATTGCTAAAGCGGTGAAAAATCACAATCCAAAGATTATGGTCATTGTAGATAGTATTACTGCAATGGGTGTAGAAAAATTAGATGTAAGTTGTGTAGATGCACTAATTGGTGGCTCTCAAAAAGCCTTTATGCTTCCGCCGGGTCTTAGTATTATTGGATTAAGCCAATGCGCCATAGAAAAGATAGAAGAGCGCAATGTGGGGTTTTATTTTAATCTCAAAACAGAGCTTAAAAATCAGGTGAAAAATACGACAGCTTGGACTGCACCGACAACAATTATCATTGGACTTTGCGCTTTTTTACAAAAAGCAAAGGAAATAGGCTGGGACAAAATTTATCAACAAACTAAAGCGCGCTCTCTTGCGTGCAATGAGGCAATGCAAAGCATTGGATTAAAAATCTATCCAACAAAACCCGCACTCTCTATAACTTGTGTCTATGATGAAGAAAGCGACACATTGCGCAAGATTCTAAAAAATAAATTTAATGTGAATATTGCAGGAGGGCAGGATAATTTAAAAGGCAAGATTTTTCGGATTAATCATATGGGGTTGATTGATATTAGCGAGATTTCTTGGGTTGTCAATGCAATAGAATTAAGCCTACAAGAGTTAGGAAGATGCGAGTTTAAAGGCACTGCAAATCAAGTGTTTTTAAAACATTATTTTAAGCTTATAAAGTAA
- a CDS encoding TRAP transporter substrate-binding protein, translated as MKRREFLKNTSLGFASALGAAALVGCNSENATANAEENAKPTKKATTKIRLAMTWSITMPILSDTVKHYAKVVNELSGGSIVIEIFPAGKLVPALGVFDAASSGQIDAFHSAPYYWEGKNTAFNLFSGIPFGMIDSEQNAWYLYGEGMELWREIAAKYNLYPMLGGATSIQMSGWYKKEMNSLKDFEGLRIRMVGVAGQVLSKLGAATKSTPGGEIVPNLERGVLDAAEWVSPAFDQKLDIHKVAPYYYTPWQEAGSITEFVFNKQKWESYSKEVQAILEVASREAHMQMTAMGSFYNAKALETLKKEGAKVRTFPPEVIEGFKKTLAVVLEEESAKNADFKKVLESYQKFQKEQATWTQDSLGAYLAIR; from the coding sequence ATGAAACGACGAGAGTTTTTGAAAAATACAAGTTTAGGATTCGCTTCTGCATTGGGAGCAGCAGCGTTGGTTGGCTGCAATAGCGAGAATGCAACTGCAAATGCAGAGGAAAATGCAAAGCCGACTAAAAAAGCAACGACAAAGATTCGTTTAGCAATGACTTGGTCTATTACAATGCCGATTCTTTCAGATACGGTGAAACATTATGCAAAGGTTGTTAATGAATTAAGTGGTGGCAGCATTGTGATTGAGATTTTTCCTGCGGGCAAGCTTGTGCCTGCGCTTGGAGTGTTTGATGCGGCAAGTAGCGGACAGATTGACGCATTCCATTCTGCTCCTTATTATTGGGAGGGGAAAAATACAGCGTTTAATCTTTTTTCTGGGATTCCTTTTGGTATGATTGATAGTGAGCAAAATGCTTGGTATCTCTATGGCGAGGGAATGGAGCTATGGCGTGAGATTGCAGCAAAGTATAATCTTTATCCAATGCTTGGAGGGGCGACGAGCATTCAAATGTCGGGTTGGTATAAAAAAGAAATGAATAGTTTGAAAGACTTTGAGGGGTTAAGGATTCGTATGGTAGGCGTGGCAGGGCAAGTGCTATCCAAGCTTGGTGCAGCAACGAAAAGCACGCCCGGTGGCGAAATCGTGCCAAACTTAGAAAGAGGTGTTTTAGATGCAGCAGAATGGGTTTCTCCTGCCTTTGACCAAAAGTTAGATATTCATAAAGTTGCTCCTTATTATTACACACCTTGGCAGGAAGCAGGTTCTATTACGGAATTTGTTTTTAATAAGCAGAAATGGGAGAGTTATTCTAAAGAGGTTCAAGCAATTTTGGAGGTTGCAAGTCGTGAAGCACATATGCAAATGACCGCAATGGGGAGTTTTTATAATGCCAAAGCTTTAGAAACTCTCAAAAAAGAGGGCGCAAAAGTGCGCACATTTCCTCCTGAAGTGATTGAGGGATTCAAAAAGACGCTTGCGGTGGTGCTAGAGGAGGAAAGTGCCAAAAATGCAGACTTTAAAAAGGTATTAGAAAGTTATCAGAAGTTCCAAAAAGAGCAGGCTACTTGGACACAAGATAGCTTAGGAGCGTACCTAGCGATTCGTTAG